AACGTAGAAGAAACATATCCTTGAGTTTACGAGTCAGGTAAGAAGGAACACTAAACATACAATCTTGTCGCCGGGAGAGCGTGCAAGCCTGTTACGACGTTTTCACCTGTCTTTGTTGGGCCAAGGTGTCCGGCTGATTGTTCGTCTGATGATTGATTATTGGGGGGGCTCCATTCTTGGCGCCACAGTTCTCCTGAGGAACACGCAAGGACTGACGCTGATGTCCAAACCTGCTAGGCCTGACAGTGCTACCTTCAGTTTCAGTGGGGCCTCTGAAAAATCAAAGGAATATCATCATAGGAAGAGCTCTTAAAACTCTTTCAATAGGGCAGTattaaaatacttctgttaaTAAACTCGCTTTCTATAATTTGGGACTTATTTATCTTTTGGGAAGAGGCAGCAAGTGCGTAGTAGGTAATTTTAATCATACTTCCCTTAGCCTTTGGTCTCCTCTGATGGTTGCAGTTAAGTTATAACAGGCAAACAAGTCTTAAAAGTAAAATTCCTTAAGTGCCTCGGTTTACTGAAGAAAAAAGCTTACTTTGGGGTTACTTTTGAGAGACCGAGCTTGTCAGGTTTGGGTAGTGGGCGCGCTGATCTGTCGGGGGTTTCGGGGCAAACCTGcagcatgaaataaaaaaatattgtaattATATACTCATTCCCACTAGTTCTTCAGTCCTATTTTTTGGTAAACATACTTCAACTCTACACAATACAATGAGccccaaaattacaatatttgctAGAAAGGGTTAAATGTGAAGTGCATCCACAGACTTAGCGATTTACTTATGGGGATTAAGATgattaagaataagaaatggacttTGGCAGGCTATAACATGTGTAGAATTGATAATAGATGGACAACCACAGTAACAGTGACAAACCAGAAACTGTATgaaaagtcagggcagacagaggatcaggtggcaagacaaaATTAGAgtatttgccggagcaggatgaagtacaTTAACGTCAAAggtggagaaagatggaaaaggctTTTGAAATGGCTGTAAATGTTGACCTATTTCCTTAGCAAAATGCAGCAAATCAGAAGAAAATTAATCATTTCACCTACACCCCAGGAATTAGCCCACCAGATAATTATATCACTAAGGCAATCAGACATGTTGGAGGTGGCTGTGCTAGCTAccctttttatcggcgtcgcagacgccgatcaacagattgtccatcttgttgttgttgttgctgttgctgttgttgttgttgttgttgttctcttcaagttgttttcctggcttacccatgcattgtagacatgacattgtataataacatttgttagccctgatgaaccctacaacatggcattattattgttttttttttacgtcttggcctgtggtaccagtaggccttcatagtagggcctgatggtcggccccagcccgttgtggcgcaggcaagtgtttatagtggccccatctttaattttcagcattttccattttagacccctagttgtaTAATATTCATTGTtgtgggtgtgttggagggtcatgcgacgccgatctagcacagtttttgtgctattaacacttgtttaaATCTACTCTTGCCTTGGTGACTTGGCAGTAACATAGATAATGATACTTAAATCCTAGTTCAGAATCAcactattaaaatatatgtaaatgaatAAATCTCAAACAAAGATAAAGTTGATTTAGCTGGAGACTCACCAGTGCCaattaagattttttttattttttgcatgtGTTTTAATCAACAGTATCTTGAATCAATATAATGCATGTATGTGACAGTACCTTGTTTTGAAAGTCTCTCTTCTGAGCAGGGACTGGCATCGGACCCCTGTTACTGAGGTCAGCAAAAGATGGGCCTGGGCTCCTTCCATTATTTTGGGGGTTTGAGAAGACACTGTTCGCAGCAGAGTTAATTTCTTTACTTGTGGGGTGAGGCTTCCATGGCACCCCACGCCGTTGACTGAGCTGGCGAGTAATGTTAGAAGGTGGCTGAGGCATCGGAGGCCAAACGGGCAAACTGGATGGTGTCTGTGAATTAATACCTTCTGGGCTTGACGGACGGAGCACCAAGTACCCGTCTTCCTCATCACAATCGTTACCTGGTGAAGATACCACACTTAGGTTAAAATCATTGCAACTCAGAACATATCAAAGGCATTATTTTGGGGATATCATTTACCAGTAATCATGACAACCCACACGACTGATTATTACAAGTTTACTAGGGACAGCAAAACATGGATATACGACTAGAGACAGAAAACAGGAATTGCAACGAAGTTTAAATGGGAGCAAAAGAAAATCTGTTTATTGTGATAGCTTATGTGATAGCATATGAAAGATCAAATATTTTAAATACACACAAAAGCAAAATAACAGTGAAAGACAGGCAAGCACACCCGTTATTTTGTACCTACTCTTCAAGCTCCTATTCCATAAAATGAATAttaataggaaaataagaaaaactcaAGACATAAATCCTGTCTGTCATTTTGTCTGTCTCTGAACTTTATATACTCCAGAAACTTCCCCTCAAAGGATTGGAATAAGCTACTTCCTTTTGGAGAGTAAATACCTTGTATATTCTCATCCTGGACTTGTTGAGTATTTTCCTCTTCCGTTGGTGCGATCTGTTGATAAATATGTTTAGAAATAGGTAAAAGAGTGATCTCAAAAGTATTTTGACACGAAAGCGGAAGGAAATAAACCATTTTAAACCTCACAAACCTGTTTACCCATTTCTTTTTCCACACATGTTCTTCACTTGGTCCTCATCGAAGCTGCAACAATTTCTTTCTCATATAATTTTGTCATTCCATCTCTCAAGTTTACATCATATACTCCTCCCATATGTTCCCATATCTGCCTCTCTTCAAATCACATTAAGAGTCATATTACTTTCATGGAGTGCCATATACTTATAAGATGTTATGTCTTAATAAGCTCTTTATTAACTAAGGGTTTTGAGTTGAATAACTGTACAAGAATTAATATTTCACAGAAGCAAGGAGACAACCTCAGTTTAGAATACAAGGTTTATGGACTAGAACGGGCGCAGTAGTTCCACAGTAATAATTATACAGTGGTGCGTTGCAACAGTCTCAGGACGGATGAGAGATGTTCTACTGCCACAAAAATACTAACCTCCTGTTGGTTTGtgtcttctatctcctcttcaccACTTGAAAAGGaatcataataatcatcataCTCTGTCTCCTCTTCATGGCCGTCGTAGTCAACTTCATCATACTCTGTCTCCTCTTCATGGCCGTCGTAGGCACCTTCATCATACTCTGTCTCCTCTTCATGGCTGTCGTGGCCATCATCATATCCTCCAGGCTTCTGTAGAGCACTGGAAAGGTCATCAGTTTCATCACCAAGAGTTAAAGGAGTATGCCCACAATATATGTCaaccctaccaccatcaccattatcatcataatcatcagcaGCATCCTGTTTCCTCTGTAAGCAGAGGCGAGGATGGATGTCACCGAGAACACTGACATACATGAAAACATTAACCATACTTGAATAAACAACTTTTCCAAATCTTCTGATAACTTTAATGGTATACTACCAAACCTTAACATATCCCTCGTCTTTAGGAAATTATCACCATGACCTTAGTTACTGACAAGGAGCAGTagtttataaaaaataaataatacatcaAATGCAAACATTATGGTCAAACATTAATGTCAAAAATATTTATAATTTGCAGTGTATTTGCATAGTTGTTTGCAATTATGTTAAAGAATTTGATATGAGATAAATCAACACCTTCTTCTAAGCTGTGATATGAAATATGACGTAATAATTACTTATTTCATATTAACAAAAAGTTTGCGAGTGCAAATTTATCACAAAAAAGTAGACATAGAAGAGTTCGgtaggtttatatatatatacacacacacacacatacactgtccTTGCTgcctttgttttcttgtcttttagagaaaaaggaaacagtcCAAAGGTTACAGATAATTCTTATGAGGACAGGAGTAACCAAATCCTTAGCTACTAACTCAAACAAAAGTCTTAAAAGCAGTGCAGTATCTTAAAATTTGGGTGAACACTTATTTCAACGGTACAGAACAGCACAAAAATCTTCTGCACCCCGAGGCGTGTTGAATTAAATGTGAGCCCACCGGGGACACTCATGGTGCTTTAAAATCATGCGTCACAATTTCTCAGTAGCCTGCACCAGCTTTGTAATCGAGAGAATGAAGTGTTTAGTACTTACCCCAGTAACTTGCCCGTAAGTCCTAGCTTGTAGAGGAGTATTGTATCATTGTTTCCATATATCTCCTCAGAGTCACCAGTGCCAGAGGCCATTGTGACTAAATATCCGTATTGCAGCAGCCGCGCCTAGATACCGAGTGTCTTTGCTTGCTTTTGTTTCTCAGGACACGCTAAACACGGGAGCAACAAGATGAGTCACCAGATCATTAAGAAAATTTATCCACGAAAAGACGCATAACCAAGTCTTcgtaatgaaaaaaattatataataaGAGCCACCCGTACTGACACCCCCGACACAGCCCTGACCACTAGCACTGACGAGAAGCCACGAGACAGCAGAGTTTCCGTGCTGCGCATCGTGGCTTATCACTCGCTGACGTAACATCCTGTCACGGAGACAGCGACGTTCCCCAGCGCCTCGGAGCTTCGGAGCAAGGGTTCTGAGTAGACGCCTGGACCCCTGGAGAAAGAGGTTCCGTGAGGAGCTGCCACTTCCTCAGGCCATGCCAGGGAGTCTAGAAGCCTTGGTCCACACAATTATATGATGAATGGTTTCACACACAACGGTAAAGATGAATTTGATCTTAATAACCCGCCGATATCTCGTTCCCCACTTAATCATGAAACTGCTCGTCTATTGCCATATATGTATTTCACTAGCCTTAAAACTCCGGGAAAACCATTGGAAAGAGCGAAGATATTACAACAACTGTGGTAATAGCCATGA
The Eriocheir sinensis breed Jianghai 21 chromosome 12, ASM2467909v1, whole genome shotgun sequence DNA segment above includes these coding regions:
- the LOC126997367 gene encoding uncharacterized protein LOC126997367, whose product is MASGTGDSEEIYGNNDTILLYKLGLTGKLLGALQKPGGYDDGHDSHEEETEYDEGAYDGHEEETEYDEVDYDGHEEETEYDDYYDSFSSGEEEIEDTNQQEIAPTEEENTQQVQDENIQGNDCDEEDGYLVLRPSSPEGINSQTPSSLPVWPPMPQPPSNITRQLSQRRGVPWKPHPTSKEINSAANSVFSNPQNNGRSPGPSFADLSNRGPMPVPAQKRDFQNKVCPETPDRSARPLPKPDKLGLSKVTPKGPTETEGSTVRPSRFGHQRQSLRVPQENCGAKNGAPPIINHQTNNQPDTLAQQRQLQNSVNARTNVPVKGSPTRYGPSPQNSNNCLGSPKLPLPSSTPFVKLENGEKITLTPLYRSIIDKPYFHLVSRDFAKNLTTTGGAGAFLIRPSRKTGNPLTITVNNGRNNFHVSIRRRPDNLFALGSERREEMTFSTIDEIIDTHQQTPIVLSNGTRLTLKHSPIRTGNTYVQHSVPGSRGNRN